In Erigeron canadensis isolate Cc75 chromosome 8, C_canadensis_v1, whole genome shotgun sequence, the DNA window TACGTGAACAACTAAATCCATAGGCCAAACATttcttcaaaataatatatgtataacaaattttaaatgaCAAATAGCATGCTGGTGAATATTTCATTTTGATAGGTTTATATGACTGTGTAAGAATTCATATATAACTTTCTTGTCCAATATAGTGTGTATAAAAATTCAGTTGATACAATTAATCATTACTGAGTAAGTATCTCTATATTATGTCACTGTTGCTAAAGCATAaacaatattgattttatatttatgtaaaaataaattgatacaatgtatatatctataactcttttaaaacaatagttaaccaaacattttaaagtcctcttgcaatctaaaactaatttgaaaaattaacacataagattttatcctatgtgtcaactatatatttttctttaaataaattatatatttgaaaaacaaatgaaaGTGTATATGttgagataaataaataaatatactcgAAATTTAGATGCCACTTTTGTCATGTTTCGATCCGCCTTGGGCTGTCCTCATTTGACTTCATTTTCGTTTGGATTTAgtccataaaaattaaaaataaaaaatcaaatcctCACCTATAATTTTTTCTGAAGCCAATTCTTTCTTTATAAACTCTCGCACACAAAACACACTCCCCAATCTCTATCTCCCTCTCTCTTGATCCTTCTTCATTTTTTTCGTAATTCATATACTTCATCTAAACGAAGGTGCAAATTATtaattcattatcttttttatttaaattttgtaattAACTATGTTAGCAtttcttaattatatagttaaaaatGACATAAACTATGagaattataaataaaataaaataaaatataataaaaatataaaacaatagttaagcAAGCATTTTAAAGgcctcttgcaatctaaaactaatttaaaaaattgacaaataagattttatcctatgtgtcaactccatatttttatttaaataaactatatatttaaaaaacaaatgaacatatatatgttaaaataaataaataaatatatatatattataaaaatctaagatcttctcattagatggAATGATATattctctttagtttaaaaaaatcacgtctatacctaatgatatttcattatcttttttattcaacatttatatgaggttcctttcaggtttttttttatggtgattatatgaaagtttgctcaggtcgttggttagttggaactctcatcacattaatcattagtggcaatatttaaagtttataagcctttttatcaccactaaattatattcatcttatatgagtcAAGAGCTTTgcataatatcataactttccgaaagagttatgttaattctttcgttcatatcactatgaaaatgatgtacaatttttggtttaattcttttatctttttttgaattttatgataattgttaatataatctcttttttttgttttttaataatacaatttttcattgtaatgaggagaaaaatattatgatggtagacgaagagttagttcaaaacaagtgtatataacaattagtttaatgattggataatgaatactttattgctaatttaattaagtgaaactaaatagattgttcatccatatgttttttttacgatcattattgatctattccattaactcatttgttcacatattaagtgtttcattaaatattttcttaagcaagtttaactcaaatctcactttattgagcacTTTTTTAAAGCAGCcgtacatcgtgcgggtaaaaaaaatcctagtataatgatataaatataaatatagaataaatcAAAGAATATGTAGATTCGGTTCGCTTCAGTTTTTTAGTCGGTTTTTGCTTACAAAACcgaattgaaaaaccaaaaccaaaccactCGGTTTTGTTCGGATttcgttttttttgttttttcggttttccggttcggtttgtGCTCACCCCTAGTTGGTGGTCGTTatagacggcggtggctggtggtcgttatagacggcggtggctggtggtggttatAAACGACGGTAGTTGTTGTTGGTGGTtatttggtggtggtgattggagaggctgggggggggggggggtaaaggggaaataaatgtctagtcggaaaattccatCGGGAAAGATGTTCGGAAAAGAAAGGATGAAAGAATATATTTgattgtatgattttcattttttgtccTTCAAGTAgcttaattttttcacttttcgtccctaggGTGTAACGTGAAATGatattagtgccctcacgtgtttagcacgtgcgtacgttaacggccaaAGGACCACGATTGCaaaatttttcaactttaaggttaaaattgatattttttcaCTTCAGCAATCAAAAGTGAAAGAAGTGAAAAACATGTTAACTTTAGGTAcgaaaaattataatttactcataaaaatatatttacaaatataaatgtCGACCATAACTAAGCTAGgttgttaaaaaatattaaaaagttatagcTATAATGGTCGACTTCGTTGTTTGTTGTATCTAAGATAAGTCCGCATATGGTATAATAttagattaaaataattataattaatggGTTGGATTCATATGGATCCTttaaaaatgatggaaaccaagggactaatttcagcccttggatcaaccATTATCAAAATCCCatcaaacatgattggttactccggtgaattactccggtgactgtgcaatcatatttgattgtctagccaatcaagcttgattggttactccggcggATTACTCTGgcgacattgtccaatcatatttgattggtcaagccaaatcaagcttgattggttactccggcgaATTATTCTggtgaattactccggcgaccttttctaatcatatttgattggtcaagccaaatcaagcttgattggtaatCACCAAGACACTAACGCCGTCGAATCTTCTCCGGTTACTTCTCCGGCTAATCAATTTCGTTTTTGGGTGGATACGGAATGGAccagaggcccttatccgttctaaactgatCGTCAAGAGACGGatatgggaatggtatggatttgatgggcggcgatccaagagatggtggaaTATGATTTTTCCGGTGACACtgtgatttttccggcgagctCGAAAACAGTGTTTATtggctagggtttgtgcggaatgtGTTTCTGAGTGATTTGGTACAAGTTTTATGCATTAATTCGATGAAACAACAAAGCtatagtgtttttaatttttccggtgagtttttcaagttttccggcgagtataggtcggattaatttctggtcagggtttgttcgcggtgtgtttgtgagtgttttggtgtaagtgtgatgttctaattcgaagGAACGAAAGTTTTATCGGCGtttgaagttttccggcgaagttGTTGCATTTTCCGGCGGTTgtatcgccggagaagaaggaggaggagttggtcgccgtcgccggagagTGGTTGCCggaaaagggggggggggggggggggggagtcatagtgtgtgtgtctgtgtgtCTGTGTTTGGTGGGAGGAAGAAGACAAGGGGAAGGGAAATAAAGGGTGGGGATTTATTTTTGAGGGGATAATCTAATGGTCTAGATTTGTCCCCTAGTTTCCAAGAAAAAATCAGGACTCAAATGAACAAACttcaaatatttaatatttaaaataacttGTGAACTCTATATATCATCAACACAATAACAAGCATAGAtacttataaattaatatttaatatagaCACAATATGAACTCTAGACCTTTATCCCGAATCCAAATCCATATACAACAAGGGTCAAATTATAATTATCTTAATTAAATCCTAGATCCAAATCAATCTTAATCttcatcttaatcttaatcttaccCCATCTtattcttaatcttatcttattcttattcttaatatatattataagacaattgaactaatgacttattgaccaatcacatcGCTCGATTTTGTCAAATTAACTATCACTTATGtcattatttaatttaactataaattaaaatcctagtaatcattatccaattatattattatattttttttcaaacattcagtcggtatacgaCATCGGAAAAAACCtcatcgtataatggtgaaTCCTTGTATGTATCCTAGACAACGAtatgttgaccatgagccgttacaagtattcagagggaaaAAACCCCAAGGTTTTGCCATctctaaggatcgaactcaaaaccCTAGGTAAAACCAGGAGTGCCTCTGACCAGCTAGGCTCACCTTCATTAccacttttttgtttatattgatttgtatAAACCGTTTcattagtttacacttttttgttttccataaaTAATGTACACATTTTAACCttgaataattaatttatatttatttttactatcAACTCGAGAgaatatttcaaaaatttaaaattatttaattaattaaaaaaaaattcaactatatgaaatattgtctacaatttttttttaaaaaaacctaaTAACTTAATAACCATCaagctcaatttcatcaaattgactatataagttatatcatcatttaatttaattataaatataaaatcctaataatcattatccaaatatattattatattagtatttttattaatatttgtaaaaaaagtctcattaattaaatgtttttgttttttatcagtaatttacactttttagccatgACATGAACTTTCTAACTTTAAATCTTTGACATGTAGTAAATGTTGagcaattaaattaaaagtaggGTCATTCATTATACGGTCCAAACCGAGAAAACCGACCCGATATTGGACCGAAACTGAGCGAAGCCGAAGATATCGATTCGGTCCTCGGTCCTATAGATGATTGTATTTCGGTTCTCGGTCCGGTCCATGTATAAATCGTGAATACACATGTTCGGACTGAAGAAcccaaaaaaaacatacaaattacACTATAGTTTCCTTCTATTTACTCCAATCCCTATAATTAGcctacaaaatatatataggtagTCTTCAATGACTCATAAGTCATAATATTATAACTTTCATGAACTAGTAACTAACGTACTCTGAAACAATAATAATGTACATGTATTTTGATAGAGTtggattaaattttttaatagttTGAGTATGTATTTTGATAGATAGAATTATGAACATAATAACGTGTATGCACGTGACTTGGGTTTTTTGCTGTTAGGCCTCCAACTTTAACCTGGACACCACAAATTAATTGATTTATGCGATCAATTCTCGGTTTCGGTCCAACCATGTAAACCCGAAAACTGAAAACAAACTGAACATGGACCGAACCGAGTTACCCGGTTCGGTCGTCGGTTCCACATTTTAGACACTTTCGGTTTTCAGTCCAATCCTCGAAACCACCGGTTCGGTTTTGTTTTTGAACCGTGAACAAGCCTAATTAAAAGTAATACATaaacaagaataataataataataataataataacttctttaaattttgtaacaataataataataagaataataataatagtaatagtaatacaTAAAGTTGGAGGCCTAACATCAATATCAATACAATTATATAGTCATACAACAAAGTCCTCGTATATATGATTATGGAAAAcgattaattattttaaagatttgtCTAAAAATTATCCTAAAATTATAGAaatgtgacatgtggtatccattaattttttttcttaatctcaCCCCCTTGATATTTTCACGTGTCACAATCTTGTaattagaatgatttttagactatttaattaagaggattaatcatttctctatgaagaaaaaatgataaattctcttaAGAAATTAACctaataattcttttaataaaatcaaaagatgaaattaaaaaaataaataaatggattacatttgttatgttttaaaattattaaaaaaattatttcttaAATATGGCTTGTGACCTTTTGTTTTCAAAGTATTTATTTAACGATACATCCAAAACAAATGTACCTTTTGAaaccttgtttctttttatataatttttgtactatatatgaaaaaaagtacTTTTTTACCCAATGGATGATAGCATACTCCTTTGACTTATTGCAGGTTGAAGGTCTCTAGTTCCTTTCTTTCCCTTTCTctctcacacaaaacacacactttATCCTCTCTATCTCTCTCACACAGCTACATATACATTATCAATCTCTGACACACTTCACATGTTCATGCAGACAAACCAATGACCCACATTCAAACAATCATCCCTACTGCCCACATGGTCGAAGTGTGAACAAAAACATTTgctcttttgctattgattcTTTCTCAATAATTTATTTACAGTATTATCCTTTACTTTATTCATTACCaaggaaaaaaaatcatttcttttagttatatataactaaCCCACctcacaaatttacatttttagcataTCTGTTCATATGGGCTGTAAAAAGTTgtgatttttattcttttcttggaaaaagttttgatttttagtcaTTTTTGGGAAAAAGTTCTGatctttaacattttttttttgaattttataaaatttaacttGAAAAAGTTgtgatttttattcttttcttgaAAAGGACTAATGTGGTTTTGTATGCATTAGCAAAAAAGTTCCATTTTTTAGAGGGCAATGGTGGAAAATGGTAAATAAATTGGATCTCAAGTTTGCTTAGCTGTGTTATTTTGGTTTTTAGCACACATTCTGTGtaatatttatagttttgagattataaaatcaagaaatcaagaaaattgtgACTAGGGTTCTGAAGAATTTTCTCGCCTGCTGATTGTTTGTTGTGTTGTCTGAGAAAAAAAGTTGACTTTTGGTCCAAGTTTGTTGGTATGTTTAAAGGGTGTTAGTGTTAAAGAATTAAAGGCATTTTGGATTGTTGGATAAgtgttttttgaattttaagaatGGCTGCCAAGCTTTTGCATTCATTGGCAGACGATAATCCTGATCTGCAAAAACAAATAGGATGTATGACTGGTGTTTTTCAGCTCTTTGATCGCCACCAAGTTGTTGCAGGAAGGCGGTTTCCGGGCCATAGTCCTAAGAGGCTCTCCCTTCCTCCAGGTAACTTACAGTGTCTGATTGCCAATTGATGTAAATTGTGTTTGTTATTTTGTTGATGATAGAATTAAAGAATATAATAGTGTTGATTAAGTATCTTTTAGAATGCCTTATTGCCTTATGTATTATAAAGGTCATTAACTATGTGATCTTTAGTTAGTCTTCATTGATCTGTAGCATTATCAAGGAACTTTTGTATCCTGGTGTAGCCCGAAACGTGGTTACTGACTTTGTGTTGAAATGTGCAAAGTTTGTTGATTAGCTATGCAATTATCCCTGCCCAAATCCTtaaaccttttgtttttttttttcttattctcgAGTACTTGAATCATGGTAACCACATCTGAGCGTTTTCAGTTTGTAATACattcatcttttgttttttgctCGGTTGTTATTATGTTTCCTaacttcaaattttatttttcaagttGCAGGTAGTCCACAGTTTGACTACGGAGCACCAGAAAGCGAGTCAAGTACCTCATACCAGAGACCATACGTTGTGGTATGTCTAGTCTTGAGGCTTATTTTAACGTAGATTTATATTTCCCACAAAGTGTTTTCTTAGTCAATTATTCTTAGGTTAGCCTAATGGAAATTGTTTAAGGTAATTGGCGGGTTATAGTATACTTACCGTAAACCTGGCAGTGGAGCATCAACTAGTTCCCCTTTGCGTTGATCTCATGTACTTTTTAATATCCTTTTCCATGAACAAATTTCAGTTTGACAGTGCTTTAGAATCTGATTATCTCGTTTATTGCAGCTTCACACAGTAGTAGCACATTCAAAAATTTTATCACACGTTGTGTGCGTTACTGCTAATTATGTTGTTGCTTGCAGACACTGTAATTCATTTGGTAAATGGCACATCTTTTATAGGCCAAATTTTAATGCGTACTTACTATTTCAGGAAAAACATTCAAACAAAGTTATACAAGACAAGAACAGGGCATCAACTGAATCATCTCGAGACTCTTTCTCATCAATGTCTCGGTCATCTTCCTTTTCTTCTGTGGATTATAATCTTAATCGAACAGCTCATCCTGAATCTGACCACACTGTGTTTCCTGAAACTCCTTCAAGGGACTCCGTCACACGCCAATCATGTGGCACTCAACAAATGAATCGTCAAAGTGTTGATCTCCGAGATGTGGTCAAAGATTCTATGTACAGAAATAAACCTTTGGCCAAAGATGAGGCACCCGAGCATGTAATGAACTATAGAGAGTCACTTGATGCTCTTGCTAAATTTCAAGAAGCCAGTTGGTATTATAATGAACCAAGAGAACTTTCTAGATCAAAGTCCTACCAAGTTAGAGATGGGTCGTCATTTTCCATACCAAATGATTGTCCTCGGTTTTCTTATGATGGAAGGGAGACGAACCGGTTATCCTATCAATCACGAGATAATGCAAAAAAAATCACCTCAAAACAACTGGAAGAAGTACCAAGATTTTCTTTGGACAGCAGAGAGAGTTCAGCTCGTAGTCTAAACTCGGTCTCAAAAGCAGATTCACTTTCAAGAAACCCAAAAACTGATGGTCCGACACAGTCACGCCCACCTAGCGTTGTAGCCAAGTTGATGGGTTTGGAAACTCTACCCGATTCTGACTCGgctaataaaaaagaattgggTATAAGCCCAATCAGAACTTCTCGAGTTGAAGATGTTAATCTATTGTCAAAAGCTCTAAAAGCAACGGATCATTTTGGGCCAATCAAAATGCACAATTCCTCAAAAAGCTCTATGAGGGAACCAACATCACCGTTGTGGAGGAATTCTGAAATGAAGCCAATTCCAAAATTCCCAATTGAACCCGCACCATGGAAGCAACGGGATGGTGCTCGGAGTCCTAAGAGGCCGGTTTCTCGTGTTATGAAATCACCAACTAGAATACATAGCCCATATTCTTCTGTTTATAGTGAAGTTGATAAAAGATTGAAGCATCTTGAATTCACACAATCAGGAAAAGATCTCAGAGCTCTTAAACAGATACTAGAGGCAATGCAGTCGATGGAATCCCGAAAGGAAGAAACAGAAAGCATGGTGAGAAGGCAACCCATTCCTACCCAAAATGAAAAATTTTCAGACCGTCAAAACTCTAGGGGTTCAAATCATTTGCGGGCTTATGAGTCCCCCATTGTCATCATGAAACCCGCCAAGCTTGTTGAAAGATCGGGTATGCACGTTGAAGATTTTGCTAATGATAATACAAAATATTTCACAAATAATATTCCTAAAAGTACACGTAGAGAGAATGCTGTCAATACCACTGAGGTCAAAGCAGGAGGAAGACACACAAGGAATGCTTCATCTCTTCCTAAGCAACAACAGTTGCCTAAAGAAAACGCTACAACTTCAGGAAAGAGCACGGGTTCTATCAGCCCGAGATTACAACAAAAGAGGCCTGAGTTAGATAGGAGATCTCGACCCCCCACACCTCCGGTGGATTCTAACAAAGCAAGAAAACCATTAACTAAACAGGTGCCAGAGTCGACTTCCCCTGGTGGAAGAAGAAGGTCAAAGTATTCAAATGTTCAACAAAGTGATGACCGAGACCGTGAGGTCGGTGGCAGATCAAAGAAGTTTACCACTCCTAATTGTTCTGAAGACATTGATTACAGGCAAAGTCCAAGCTCAATGCAAGAGGTAGGTACATGTGCTTTTACATCACATTTATTGAATCAATAAAATCTgattactaatatttttattgCTTTTAGAAATCTACTTTGATTCTGAGGGAGGATGAATCACTTGACCCGGAATATCCAAGTCCAATCTCTGTTCTTGATGATGCTGTCTATATGGACGATTCACCGTCGCCCGTGAAACATATGCCAAAGACATTGAAAGGTAAAAAGTGTTTTCTTCTCACTCTTGTTAGATCAAGTTAAAATGCCATTATCTTGCATAAGACTGTTTTTCAGTTATTATACATAGTCTAAAATAGCTGTCTCTAGACTTATTTTCTTCTACAAGGACCTAGTTCATAAAATATAACGAACTCTGTAGACAAGTTTCTTGTCTTTTTTTAAGGATGATAATGATATTGTAAGGGTATAGTGGAACTTGAAAAATCTCGTGCttgtatattataaaataacttcGGATTTAAACAAGACAAGGTAGTATTCCAAAATCCTTATCTATTATTGATCTCTGACACCCCCAACTAGGCTTATGGGTTGATGCAAAGCTTTCCTTCCCATAAGCTATGTTAAAAGACCTCTGTGGAGTTAAGAACAAAAGATAAATGAACCATAGATGTCTTGACTAAATGAAACAAATAGCTCGTGATTTGAGATTGGCTTGACCATGGACATAAGATGGTGACTTGTGGGATCAGTAGGGTACTAGCAGGCTTGATGCATCACATTTCAAGTTATACTTGACTCCATGGGGCTGACATAAGGTCAATCCCTTCGGGATTGTGTTGTGTCTAACGTGGCATATGCAGTCTTGGGTTCGATTCAGGTTTGGTGATATAAGTCTCTTTAAGGGTCACACACCTAAAACTGTCTGGTTCACATGGAGAGTACTTTTGCACGAACCATGTAAAGTAGTTGGCTCAAAGCGCTATCTAAAGGTGGCAAAATTTGACATACCGGGTGGGTTGGGTACTTCGGTATGAGGTAAAAACCAGGAATTTTAATGGGGTTGAGTCAGGTTGACCCGGAAcggtttttatttaataaattaccAGCGTGTACAGTACTATTGGCTTTAATGCAAATTATCCAATGTTTTGAATCAAATTAATTTGGAGGGTTTATACTTTCATGGTTTAAAACCACATTTTAGGGGACTCTTGATCCAGTTGTCTAGTTTCCTTTTTAGCTTACCTTTTTTATTCTCGTCCCTTTGACCATTTGGAGATAAAATATTCTGTAAGGTGGTCAAACCTACCACCTTTAATGCTACATACAGTTACAGTTTTGTATGTATCATATGCTATGATCCGACAAACTAAAACTAGTATTGAATTCACAGATGAAGCTACTCAAGAGGTTAAAGATCAATGGGCAACACCAGATGATGTCATTTCTGACACCCTATCAACCGGTGTTACTTCCGAGATTAACCGCATAAAGCTACAAAACATTGAGCATCTGGTGCAGAAACTCACAAGACTCAACTCCAGTCACAATGAAGCACAAACAGATTACATTGCATCTCTCTGTGAAAACGCAAAGCCTGATGACAGGTACATCTCCGAGATACTATTAGCTTCAGGGCTCCTTCTCAGAGATCTCGGGTCAAGCCTTACAACTTTCCAGTTTCACTCTTCGGGTTACCCAATTAACCCTGAGCTATTTTTGGTATTGGAACAAACAAAGTTCAGTAATGTGCCAAAACATGACCCTGCTACCCCTGAAAAGATCATCAGAAAGGAAAAGTTCAACAGGAAGCTTATTTTCGATACTGTTAATGAGATTCTTACTGGGAAGTTGGCTTTAGTGATGCCTTCTCTTGAAGCATATTCAAGAAAGAGATTAGCGAAGAAGACACTGAATGCACAGAAGCTTTTGCAGGATTTGTGTGTGGAGATAGAACAGTTACAAGTGAAGAGCAAGAGCCACGAGATTATTTTAGAGGAGGAAGATGACGAATTGAAAACCGTTTTGTGGGAGGAAGTGTTGAACCGTGCAGAAAGTTGGACAGATTATGACGGTGAAGTGCCAGTTATTGCATTGGAGGTTGAAAGACTGATCTTTAAAGATTTGGTTAATGAAGTTGTTTTGAGTGAGGCTGCTGATGGCAAGCGAGCAAAGCCTGGAAGACGTCGCAGACAGTTGTTCTCAAAGTAGAGTTTTTTATTGCTGAATTTCCTTTTCTTATTTCAGCTTCTGTTTTGGATACCTTTATAATTGTTTTCTGCCTTCGCTTTTCGGTATTTGTATGTACACGTGTAAGAATCTCTACGATATAAAACTCAAGTGAAGAGAGGGTATGACACCCCTTGTATCAATTTGAAGGAAATAACATTTTACATGATTTCACTGATGTTATTGTCATTTGATTGTGTTCTGGTTATAAGTATGTAGCTGCTTTTGGACGTTTTGTGTCAGATGGCTTCTCGAAGGTCAAGATCACGACATTGTATATGTATTGACTTGCGCATCACGCTAACATTACTCTGGATGCAAACTTTCTTATAGAACTAGCCAAAGAAAATAGCAAAAGCATGGAGACTAACGTTGATAGTTATTAATGCCAATATAACCATTGGGCCAAAACCCTAGTGGTACCCAAGTCCCCTTGTGAGGGGTTTCGTTTCCTGCCACGCAGGTTCGAGACTCTGAAGAGGCAAAGGTTTTTCCCTTAATCCAGTGTCGTGTCTTCTGTAGCGGTTAGTTAAGGGGTTTTCCCTCCCTTGTGATTCTCAGACTTATCGGTCGCCTAGTTCCTTGAGCACATCCTGCCCGATGGGTGTAGAGACCACATATGGGGTTTAACAGACTCTGAGGTTCAAGGGCTAACCGTCCCGttaacgttaaaaaaaaaaaagatttaaatttaatatctGAGTTAAACAATGGTTAAAAAGAGATAAGTTagtaaattgatataattttatacaaattttgGTTACTCAAATTAAACCATCTATTTTGCTTCGTTATATCATTATTCACTATATGAAATGGTTATGTTTCAGCGGATAACTTATCTACTAGATTGTTAATAAATAGGATCTCCCTTATCATCAGTTTGGTCGCTTACTAATCAGCATACAACATTACAAGACGCTCGTTGTTTCAAGTCTGCTGAAACATAACCATTTGAATTAAATTCAATGACCAAGATTTAAATTTCAACTATTattgaatcttgaccattgaatttAATTGATTggttaaaatgtttttaacaTGACTTattaatgttttatgatgaaTAAACAATCTTAGTGATTTTAATTAAGCTTCAATTAACACCTTAATTATACGGTAGTTGAGACCTCACCATAATTCAATGAGAAACACTAGCTCGAAATAGATCATTTCTTACTTGGTttgcacaaacaaacaaaatctgcCAATCTTTTTCAGGCAAGTTTCCAATCCAGTTCCACGGTAGTGATATACAGGCCTCAACCAACTCATTTCGATTcgcttttcttttttatgttctGTTCATATCATTGTAACATACTTCCATTCATCCCTGTTTCTGTTTTCattaacttataatttatattgtattttaaataatgaGTCATGCAGACACAAACCAAGTGAATGTGGTGTTAGTCTTAtctaatttgggtgaaaaaacacttacaaaatataatttttaaatgtttttttggaTAATGAATAAATTATTGGTCCTCATAATATTTATGGAATACTCCGTATAAAACAAAGACTTGAAGGGATTTTCAAAACAAAGACttgaagggtttttc includes these proteins:
- the LOC122609989 gene encoding protein LONGIFOLIA 1 isoform X2; protein product: MAAKLLHSLADDNPDLQKQIGCMTGVFQLFDRHQVVAGRRFPGHSPKRLSLPPGSPQFDYGAPESESSTSYQRPYVVEKHSNKVIQDKNRASTESSRDSFSSMSRSSSFSSVDYNLNRTAHPESDHTVFPETPSRDSVTRQSCGTQQMNRQSVDLRDVVKDSMYRNKPLAKDEAPEHVMNYRESLDALAKFQEASWYYNEPRELSRSKSYQVRDGSSFSIPNDCPRFSYDGRETNRLSYQSRDNAKKITSKQLEEVPRFSLDSRESSARSLNSVSKADSLSRNPKTDGPTQSRPPSVVAKLMGLETLPDSDSANKKELGISPIRTSRVEDVNLLSKALKATDHFGPIKMHNSSKSSMREPTSPLWRNSEMKPIPKFPIEPAPWKQRDGARSPKRPVSRVMKSPTRIHSPYSSVYSEVDKRLKHLEFTQSGKDLRALKQILEAMQSMESRKEETESMVRRQPIPTQNEKFSDRQNSRGSNHLRAYESPIVIMKPAKLVERSGMHVEDFANDNTKYFTNNIPKSTRRENAVNTTEVKAGGRHTRNASSLPKQQQLPKENATTSGKSTGSISPRLQQKRPELDRRSRPPTPPVDSNKARKPLTKQVPESTSPGGRRRSKYSNVQQSDDRDREVGGRSKKFTTPNCSEDIDYRQSPSSMQEKSTLILREDESLDPEYPSPISVLDDAVYMDDSPSPVKHMPKTLKDEATQEVKDQWATPDDVISDTLSTGVTSEINRIKLQNIEHLVQKLTRLNSSHNEAQTDYIASLCENAKPDDRYISEILLASGLLLRDLGSSLTTFQFHSSGYPINPELFLVLEQTKFSNVPKHDPATPEKIIRKEKFNRKLIFDTVNEILTGKLALVMPSLEAYSRKRLAKKTLNAQKLLQDLCVEIEQLQVKSKSHEIILEEEDDELKTVLWEEVLNRAESWTDYDGEVPVIALEVERLIFKDLVNEVVLSEAADGKRAKPGRRRRQLFSK
- the LOC122609989 gene encoding protein LONGIFOLIA 1 isoform X1 — protein: MAAKLLHSLADDNPDLQKQIGCMTGVFQLFDRHQVVAGRRFPGHSPKRLSLPPVAGSPQFDYGAPESESSTSYQRPYVVEKHSNKVIQDKNRASTESSRDSFSSMSRSSSFSSVDYNLNRTAHPESDHTVFPETPSRDSVTRQSCGTQQMNRQSVDLRDVVKDSMYRNKPLAKDEAPEHVMNYRESLDALAKFQEASWYYNEPRELSRSKSYQVRDGSSFSIPNDCPRFSYDGRETNRLSYQSRDNAKKITSKQLEEVPRFSLDSRESSARSLNSVSKADSLSRNPKTDGPTQSRPPSVVAKLMGLETLPDSDSANKKELGISPIRTSRVEDVNLLSKALKATDHFGPIKMHNSSKSSMREPTSPLWRNSEMKPIPKFPIEPAPWKQRDGARSPKRPVSRVMKSPTRIHSPYSSVYSEVDKRLKHLEFTQSGKDLRALKQILEAMQSMESRKEETESMVRRQPIPTQNEKFSDRQNSRGSNHLRAYESPIVIMKPAKLVERSGMHVEDFANDNTKYFTNNIPKSTRRENAVNTTEVKAGGRHTRNASSLPKQQQLPKENATTSGKSTGSISPRLQQKRPELDRRSRPPTPPVDSNKARKPLTKQVPESTSPGGRRRSKYSNVQQSDDRDREVGGRSKKFTTPNCSEDIDYRQSPSSMQEKSTLILREDESLDPEYPSPISVLDDAVYMDDSPSPVKHMPKTLKDEATQEVKDQWATPDDVISDTLSTGVTSEINRIKLQNIEHLVQKLTRLNSSHNEAQTDYIASLCENAKPDDRYISEILLASGLLLRDLGSSLTTFQFHSSGYPINPELFLVLEQTKFSNVPKHDPATPEKIIRKEKFNRKLIFDTVNEILTGKLALVMPSLEAYSRKRLAKKTLNAQKLLQDLCVEIEQLQVKSKSHEIILEEEDDELKTVLWEEVLNRAESWTDYDGEVPVIALEVERLIFKDLVNEVVLSEAADGKRAKPGRRRRQLFSK